One region of Hymenobacter sediminicola genomic DNA includes:
- the pncA gene encoding bifunctional nicotinamidase/pyrazinamidase, with translation MKALLLIDIQNDFVPGGALAVAGGDAIIPLVNRLQPHFGLVVATQDWHPAGHGSFASSHPGRQPFEQTELHGLPQTLWPDHCVQGTAGADFHPALDQHRIEAIFRKGTNPEIDSYSGFFDNGHRKSTGLADYLRGRGVTQVYLAGLAADYCVYFSAKDALQEGFEVFFVEDATRAISADGYQQARTDLLQRGAQFVTVAEVAQ, from the coding sequence ATGAAGGCGCTGCTTCTGATTGATATTCAAAACGATTTTGTGCCTGGTGGGGCACTGGCAGTGGCCGGTGGCGACGCCATTATTCCGTTGGTAAACCGGCTGCAGCCGCATTTCGGGCTGGTGGTAGCTACCCAAGACTGGCACCCGGCCGGCCACGGAAGCTTCGCCAGCAGCCACCCGGGCCGCCAGCCCTTCGAGCAGACCGAGCTGCACGGCCTGCCCCAAACCCTCTGGCCCGACCACTGCGTGCAGGGCACAGCCGGCGCCGACTTCCACCCCGCGTTGGACCAACACCGCATTGAGGCCATTTTCCGTAAAGGCACCAACCCCGAAATAGATTCCTACAGCGGTTTTTTCGACAACGGCCATCGCAAGAGCACTGGTCTGGCTGACTACCTGCGTGGGCGCGGCGTGACACAAGTGTATCTGGCTGGCCTTGCTGCCGACTACTGCGTCTATTTCTCTGCCAAAGACGCTTTACAGGAAGGTTTCGAGGTGTTCTTCGTTGAGGATGCTACCCGCGCCATCAGCGCCGACGGCTACCAGCAGGCCCGCACCGACCTGTTGCAGCGCGGTGCCCAATTCGTGACCGTCGCGGAAGTAGCCCAGTAG
- the kduI gene encoding 5-dehydro-4-deoxy-D-glucuronate isomerase yields the protein MNQRYAIGPRETAAMNTQQLRENFLIEDLFVTGEIELVYTHYDRMMVGGVVPTAGAIALPNPENLKAEFFLERRELGILNIGSAGIVTVDGTAYELGRQDCLYVGKGAKEVSFISTDAAQPAKFYLLSTPAHATHPTTRLSQAEATPVTLGELETANQRTIYKYIYAEGIQSCQLVMGLTQLHAGSVWNTMPAHTHDRRMEAYLYFDMPQGQRVLHLMGQPQETRHLWVGEGQAILSPPWSIHSGCGTAGYTFIWGMGGENREYTDMDPAPIDQLR from the coding sequence ATGAACCAACGATATGCCATCGGGCCGCGCGAAACAGCGGCAATGAACACGCAGCAGCTACGGGAAAATTTCCTGATAGAAGACCTGTTTGTGACCGGTGAAATCGAGTTGGTGTACACGCACTACGACCGGATGATGGTGGGTGGTGTGGTGCCCACCGCCGGCGCCATTGCGCTGCCGAATCCGGAAAACCTGAAGGCAGAATTCTTTCTGGAGCGCCGGGAACTGGGCATTCTCAACATCGGCAGCGCCGGCATCGTGACGGTGGATGGCACGGCGTATGAGCTAGGCCGCCAGGACTGCCTGTACGTGGGCAAAGGCGCGAAAGAGGTCAGCTTCATCAGTACCGATGCTGCGCAGCCTGCTAAATTCTACCTGCTTTCTACGCCGGCTCACGCTACGCATCCTACCACCCGCCTGAGCCAGGCCGAGGCCACGCCCGTGACGCTGGGCGAACTGGAAACCGCCAATCAGCGCACGATCTACAAGTACATCTACGCCGAAGGCATCCAGAGCTGCCAGCTGGTAATGGGCCTCACGCAGCTGCATGCCGGCAGCGTGTGGAATACCATGCCCGCGCACACCCACGACCGGCGCATGGAAGCCTACCTCTACTTCGACATGCCTCAAGGCCAGCGCGTGCTGCACCTGATGGGCCAGCCCCAGGAAACCCGCCACCTGTGGGTGGGCGAGGGGCAGGCCATTCTCTCCCCGCCGTGGTCCATTCACTCGGGCTGTGGCACGGCCGGCTACACCTTCATCTGGGGTATGGGCGGCGAAAACCGCGAGTACACTGACATGGACCCGGCCCCGATTGACCAGCTGCGTTAG
- a CDS encoding DUF4350 domain-containing protein: MTFRRFLLSSALLTSAAAQAQTAPVPARPMSQRMTDAFISWHPDSILIGNRKTARWDYEQGLMLKALERVWQRTGDARYFTYIQKDLDQFVQKDGTIRTYKLEDYNLDNLTTGHVLLTLGQMSVPQAEKYQKAAQLLRKQLDGQPRTKAGGFWHKKIYTNQMWLDGLYMAEPFYAEYSQVFNQPAGFDDVAKQFALIEKNLVDPKTGLLYHGYDESREQQWANKTTGQSPNFWDRGMGWYAMALVDVLDYFPQNHPQRQQLIKDVQRLAPVLAKYQDAKTGTWSLVVDQASRKGNYAEASGSSMFVYFLQKGVRMGYLDKKYADVARKGYDGLLKTFVAEESGALAFNGTVSVGGLGGKPYRDGSFEYYLTEPLRKNDLKGVGPFILASIEMEVAAESTRGNGKTVAVDNYFNHELRQNKLSGKEEAWHYTWDDRTHGGFYFWGQQFRDLGAKTTTIGTAPTAASLKGVDVYIIVDPDTKKETAKPNFVQPADVQALTKWVKDGGTLVLMANDTSNCEIPRFNTLAAAFGMQFKPLNLNMVKGSEFEQGRVNIPAGTPVFKTSKSAYIKELAPLDLKAPATPLVKMGEHTVIATAKVGKGTVFAVGDPWLYNEYVDGRKIPASFENFNAAKDIATWLLQQTGR; this comes from the coding sequence ATGACCTTCCGCCGTTTTCTGCTTTCCAGTGCTCTGCTGACTTCTGCTGCCGCTCAGGCCCAAACTGCGCCGGTTCCGGCGCGGCCTATGTCGCAGCGCATGACCGATGCGTTTATCAGCTGGCACCCCGATTCTATCCTTATCGGCAACCGCAAAACGGCCCGCTGGGACTATGAGCAGGGCCTGATGCTGAAGGCGCTGGAGCGGGTGTGGCAGCGCACCGGCGACGCCCGCTACTTCACCTACATCCAGAAAGACCTCGACCAGTTTGTGCAGAAGGACGGCACCATCCGCACCTACAAGCTCGAAGACTATAACCTCGACAACCTGACCACCGGCCACGTGCTGCTCACGCTGGGCCAGATGTCGGTGCCACAGGCTGAGAAGTACCAGAAAGCCGCACAGCTGTTGCGCAAGCAACTCGATGGACAGCCGCGCACCAAGGCGGGCGGCTTTTGGCATAAGAAAATCTATACCAACCAGATGTGGCTCGACGGGCTGTACATGGCCGAGCCGTTCTACGCCGAATACAGCCAGGTTTTCAACCAGCCTGCTGGTTTCGATGACGTCGCCAAGCAGTTTGCGCTGATCGAGAAAAACCTTGTCGACCCCAAAACCGGCCTCCTGTACCACGGCTACGATGAGAGCAGGGAGCAGCAATGGGCCAATAAAACCACTGGTCAGAGCCCCAACTTCTGGGACCGGGGCATGGGCTGGTATGCTATGGCCCTGGTAGATGTGCTGGACTATTTCCCGCAGAACCATCCGCAACGCCAGCAACTCATCAAGGATGTGCAACGCCTAGCGCCAGTGCTGGCCAAGTACCAGGATGCCAAAACCGGAACTTGGTCGTTGGTCGTGGACCAGGCTTCGCGCAAAGGCAACTATGCCGAGGCTTCGGGCAGCAGCATGTTCGTGTATTTCCTGCAGAAGGGCGTACGCATGGGCTACCTCGATAAAAAGTACGCTGATGTGGCCCGCAAAGGCTACGACGGTCTGCTGAAAACCTTCGTGGCCGAAGAAAGCGGTGCGCTGGCCTTCAACGGTACAGTAAGCGTGGGCGGCTTGGGCGGCAAGCCCTACCGTGACGGCAGCTTCGAGTATTACCTGACGGAACCGCTGCGCAAAAACGACCTGAAAGGAGTGGGGCCGTTCATTCTGGCCAGCATCGAAATGGAAGTAGCCGCCGAAAGCACGCGGGGCAACGGCAAAACCGTGGCTGTCGATAATTACTTCAACCACGAGCTGCGCCAAAATAAGCTCAGTGGCAAGGAAGAAGCCTGGCACTACACCTGGGACGACCGAACGCACGGCGGCTTCTACTTCTGGGGTCAGCAGTTCCGCGACCTGGGCGCTAAAACCACCACCATTGGCACGGCCCCCACGGCTGCCTCGCTGAAAGGCGTGGACGTCTACATCATCGTCGACCCCGACACCAAAAAGGAAACCGCAAAGCCCAACTTCGTACAGCCCGCCGACGTGCAGGCCCTCACGAAATGGGTGAAAGACGGCGGCACGCTGGTACTGATGGCCAACGACACGAGCAACTGCGAAATTCCGCGCTTCAACACGCTGGCCGCTGCCTTCGGCATGCAGTTCAAGCCACTCAATCTGAATATGGTAAAGGGCAGTGAGTTCGAGCAGGGCCGCGTGAATATACCGGCCGGTACGCCGGTGTTCAAAACCTCGAAATCGGCCTACATCAAGGAACTGGCGCCGCTGGACCTGAAAGCGCCGGCCACGCCGCTCGTGAAGATGGGAGAGCACACCGTTATTGCGACGGCCAAAGTAGGCAAGGGCACCGTGTTTGCCGTGGGCGACCCGTGGCTCTACAACGAATATGTGGATGGGCGCAAGATTCCGGCTTCGTTCGAGAACTTCAATGCCGCCAAAGACATAGCGACCTGGCTGCTGCAACAGACAGGCCGCTAA
- a CDS encoding SusC/RagA family TonB-linked outer membrane protein, translated as MKRKLLLLAPLMVCAAAPAWAQQRRVQGVVKSDKGEALPGVTVVVKGTTNGASTDGDGRFSLSLPEGSNATLSVSYIGYVSQDVAVGSKTDLNITLNEDSKVLDDVVVIGYQAVPRRDVTGSVSSVNSQQIKDIPVNSAAEALTGRLAGVQLTSAEGTPGNQNVQVRVRGGGSITQDNSPLYVVDGIQIENALGVIAPQDIASVDVLKDASATAIYGARGANGVVIITTKKGIEGRTVVSYNGFAGFRRIAKKLNVLKPEDYLNLQYERAFVAGATGTGGLNNFKSLFGSSNYNSDTLVNARNAPFIDWQDEVFGRDAFQQTHNVSVAGGVKGTTYSLSLTRNKEDGIQRGSDYDRKLVNFRFDTKATERFRVGLNLRFNDQTTNGAGTSTTGSNTTSRLRNSVQYQPLQVPRLSGAVLDPNTFDDEFFTISTLVSPVLAIDSEYRRDKRQTFNIGGTVAFDILKNLTFRSTAGFDITNQNLGTFNGRYSPLLRQPAGNYQNLPTASIRTGAQNTLNNSNVLDYNLKTGLHSIGVLVGEEIYQQTNNIQYIQTNFLPLDITAERALANINQGVLPAGQTSQPVLPQTDIEQDYRLLSGFGRLTYSYDDRYLFTGTFRADGSSKYEPGNRWGYFPGASVAWRISRENFFKSVPVVNDLKLRLSLGQAGNNRIGDFLGKQLYSAGSAPYSVNHSIVLGSAATRLANKDLKWETTTSRNIGIDLALLENRIQFTADAYYNTTSDLLINRTIPAFLGYTTQTQNIGSTSNKGLELQLTGNIVNNAAFTWTATANASLNRGRIESLGENLEELPGLSSGWAGTALTRDYVARVGQPVGQMYGYVTDGYYTADDFESYNATSQRWVLKSGRLLAGTPDGLAAQPGLLKLKDMNGDGLINDQDQTVIGDANPKVVGGLNQQFTYKGFDASIFLNFVLGNDIYNANKVEFTTNTANTVFSNVLDDMTSRYRILETDGSPITTLDRLREVNQGANIWRPTSNYFLHSWAIEDGSFLRINNLTLGYTVPKTLTTRAKINNLRFYVTANNVYTFTKYTGYDPEVNTRRATPLTPGVDYAAYPRSRAFLVGVNLSL; from the coding sequence ATGAAAAGAAAACTACTGTTGCTCGCGCCGCTCATGGTGTGTGCAGCTGCCCCCGCCTGGGCGCAACAGCGCCGCGTGCAGGGTGTCGTGAAATCAGACAAGGGCGAAGCACTACCCGGAGTGACGGTGGTAGTAAAAGGCACCACCAATGGCGCTTCTACCGACGGCGACGGCCGCTTCAGCCTGTCCCTGCCCGAGGGCAGCAACGCGACGCTCAGCGTGAGCTACATCGGCTATGTGTCGCAGGATGTGGCAGTGGGTAGCAAAACGGACCTCAACATCACCCTCAACGAAGACAGCAAAGTTCTCGACGACGTGGTGGTAATCGGCTACCAGGCCGTGCCGCGCCGCGACGTAACGGGCTCCGTGTCGTCGGTGAATTCGCAGCAGATCAAAGACATTCCGGTTAACTCGGCGGCAGAAGCTCTGACCGGCCGTTTGGCCGGTGTGCAGTTGACTTCGGCTGAAGGCACGCCCGGCAACCAGAACGTGCAGGTGCGCGTGCGGGGCGGTGGCTCCATCACCCAGGACAACTCGCCGCTGTACGTAGTGGACGGTATCCAGATTGAAAACGCGCTGGGCGTTATTGCCCCGCAGGACATTGCCTCGGTCGATGTGCTGAAAGATGCGTCGGCAACGGCCATTTACGGTGCACGCGGTGCCAACGGCGTGGTTATCATCACCACCAAAAAAGGCATCGAAGGCCGCACGGTCGTGAGCTATAATGGCTTTGCTGGTTTCCGCCGCATTGCCAAAAAGCTGAACGTACTCAAGCCCGAGGACTATCTCAACCTGCAGTATGAGCGGGCATTTGTGGCGGGCGCTACCGGCACTGGCGGCCTGAACAACTTCAAGAGCCTGTTTGGCAGCAGCAACTACAACAGCGACACGTTGGTGAATGCGCGCAATGCGCCGTTCATTGACTGGCAGGATGAGGTGTTCGGCCGGGATGCTTTCCAGCAAACGCACAACGTGTCGGTTGCGGGCGGGGTGAAAGGCACTACCTATTCGCTGAGCCTGACGCGCAACAAGGAAGATGGTATCCAGCGCGGCTCCGACTACGACCGGAAGCTGGTAAACTTCCGGTTTGATACGAAGGCTACCGAGCGGTTCCGGGTGGGTCTGAACCTGCGCTTCAACGACCAGACGACCAACGGCGCGGGCACTTCCACTACCGGCTCAAACACGACGTCCCGCTTGCGCAACTCGGTGCAGTACCAGCCGCTGCAGGTACCGCGCCTCTCGGGTGCCGTGCTCGACCCGAACACGTTTGACGACGAGTTTTTCACCATCTCCACGCTGGTAAGCCCCGTGCTGGCCATCGACAGCGAGTACCGCCGCGACAAGCGCCAGACGTTCAACATCGGGGGCACGGTGGCCTTCGACATTTTGAAGAACCTGACGTTCCGCTCCACTGCTGGCTTCGACATTACCAACCAGAACCTGGGTACGTTCAATGGCCGTTACTCGCCGCTGCTGCGCCAGCCGGCCGGCAACTACCAGAACCTGCCGACTGCTTCTATCCGGACGGGTGCTCAGAACACGCTGAACAACTCCAATGTGCTGGACTATAATCTCAAAACCGGCCTGCACTCCATTGGCGTGCTGGTAGGGGAGGAGATATACCAGCAGACCAACAACATCCAGTACATCCAAACCAACTTCCTGCCGCTGGATATCACTGCAGAGCGGGCGCTGGCCAACATCAACCAGGGTGTACTGCCGGCCGGCCAGACCAGCCAGCCGGTATTGCCCCAGACCGATATCGAGCAGGACTACCGCTTGCTCTCGGGCTTCGGCCGCCTTACTTACTCCTACGACGACCGGTATCTGTTTACGGGTACGTTCCGGGCCGACGGCTCCTCGAAGTATGAGCCCGGCAACCGCTGGGGCTATTTCCCCGGCGCCTCGGTGGCGTGGCGCATCTCGCGTGAGAATTTTTTCAAGTCTGTTCCAGTTGTGAATGATCTGAAGCTGCGTCTGAGCCTGGGCCAGGCGGGCAACAACCGCATCGGTGACTTCCTGGGCAAACAGCTTTATTCGGCCGGTAGCGCCCCGTACTCGGTCAACCACTCCATTGTGCTGGGCTCGGCCGCTACGCGTTTGGCCAACAAGGACTTGAAGTGGGAAACCACCACGTCCCGCAACATCGGTATTGACCTGGCGCTGCTCGAAAACCGGATACAGTTCACGGCCGACGCCTACTACAACACCACCAGCGACCTGCTCATCAACCGGACTATTCCGGCGTTCCTGGGCTACACTACCCAGACGCAGAATATCGGCTCTACGTCGAACAAAGGTTTGGAACTGCAGCTGACGGGCAACATCGTAAACAACGCCGCTTTCACCTGGACTGCCACGGCCAACGCCTCCCTCAACCGGGGCCGCATCGAGAGCCTAGGCGAAAACCTGGAGGAACTGCCCGGCTTGTCGTCGGGCTGGGCTGGCACGGCCCTCACCCGCGACTATGTGGCGCGGGTAGGCCAGCCAGTGGGCCAGATGTACGGCTACGTAACCGACGGCTACTACACCGCTGACGACTTTGAAAGCTACAACGCTACCTCGCAGCGCTGGGTGCTGAAGTCGGGACGGCTGCTGGCCGGCACCCCCGACGGGCTGGCTGCTCAGCCGGGTCTGCTCAAGCTGAAGGACATGAACGGTGATGGTCTGATTAACGACCAAGACCAGACGGTTATCGGAGATGCTAACCCGAAAGTGGTGGGTGGCCTGAACCAGCAGTTTACCTACAAAGGATTTGATGCCAGCATCTTCCTGAACTTCGTGCTGGGCAACGACATCTACAACGCCAACAAAGTAGAATTCACGACCAACACCGCTAACACGGTGTTCAGCAACGTGCTGGACGACATGACGTCGCGCTACCGCATTCTAGAAACGGACGGTTCGCCTATCACGACGCTGGACCGCCTGCGCGAAGTGAACCAGGGTGCCAATATCTGGCGCCCGACCAGCAACTACTTCCTGCATTCGTGGGCTATTGAAGATGGCTCGTTCCTGCGCATCAACAACCTGACGCTGGGCTACACGGTGCCTAAAACCCTAACGACGCGCGCCAAAATCAACAACCTGCGCTTCTACGTGACGGCCAACAACGTGTACACGTTCACGAAGTACACCGGCTACGACCCGGAGGTGAACACCCGCCGTGCCACGCCACTGACGCCAGGCGTAGACTATGCCGCCTACCCACGTAGCCGCGCATTCCTGGTTGGCGTGAACCTTTCTCTCTAA
- the kduD gene encoding 2-dehydro-3-deoxy-D-gluconate 5-dehydrogenase KduD, with translation MSISSAFDLTGKVALVTGCNRGIGQGMALGLAAAGADIIGVSASLALHGSDTEQQVRALGRQFTAYQADFSQRGAIDAFLEKVQQDFPRIDILINNAGTIKRAPAAEHSDELWDEVLHINLDAPFRIARAIGGRMLAQGSGKIIFTASLLTFQGGINVPGYAASKGAIGSLVKALANEWAGRGVNVNAIAPGYIATDNTEALRQDPERSQSILGRIPAGRWGTPEDFQGPTVFLASSASDYVHGTILTVDGGWMGR, from the coding sequence ATGAGTATATCTTCCGCCTTTGACCTGACTGGTAAAGTTGCCTTGGTAACGGGCTGCAACCGGGGAATCGGTCAGGGTATGGCCCTGGGTCTGGCTGCGGCCGGTGCCGACATCATCGGCGTATCGGCCTCGCTGGCCCTGCACGGTTCCGATACTGAGCAGCAAGTGCGGGCGCTGGGCCGTCAGTTCACTGCCTACCAGGCCGACTTCAGCCAGCGCGGCGCCATTGATGCTTTCCTGGAAAAGGTGCAGCAGGATTTTCCACGCATCGACATTCTGATCAACAACGCCGGCACCATCAAGCGCGCTCCGGCCGCAGAGCACTCCGACGAACTTTGGGACGAGGTGCTGCATATCAACTTGGATGCGCCCTTCCGCATTGCCCGTGCTATTGGTGGGCGTATGCTCGCGCAGGGCAGCGGCAAAATCATCTTCACCGCTTCGCTGCTCACATTCCAGGGCGGTATCAACGTGCCGGGCTACGCGGCCAGTAAAGGTGCCATCGGTTCGCTGGTGAAGGCGCTGGCCAACGAATGGGCCGGCCGCGGCGTCAACGTCAACGCCATTGCGCCTGGCTATATCGCCACCGACAATACGGAGGCGCTGCGCCAAGACCCTGAGCGCAGCCAGAGCATTCTGGGCCGCATTCCGGCCGGCCGCTGGGGCACGCCCGAAGACTTCCAGGGACCTACGGTTTTTCTGGCTTCTTCCGCCTCCGATTACGTGCACGGCACCATCCTCACCGTCGATGGCGGCTGGATGGGCCGCTAG
- a CDS encoding glycosyl hydrolase family 28 protein, protein MKQLCVVFLAVLLLAFRPAADSRKPTIFLVGDSTMSEKPLDKAERGWGMYFKQYFEDGVAVQNHAMNGRSTRNFRHEGRWAKVLEQLKPGDWVLIQFGHNDSKKEDTARYAAPQTAYRQNLTRYVQEARAKGANPILLTPVGRRYFDEAGKRKDDHGEYPGVVKEVAKTQKVPLIDLHETSWAMYSQLGDAGTKPLFWSYQNGANNTKLDNTHFSAYGAERVAQLVAQDVKKLNLGLASNLKPLAFAGKYAFDLPVVLQPYFNKDTFNIVKYGAVADGQTLNTEAFRKAIDACSQKGGVVLVPRGLWLTGPIQLKSNVNLHVQRGALVQFSSKLSDYQLLKTNWEGEDAVRNQSPIYGYDLENIAITGEGTFDGAGDAWRMVKKEKLNSGQWQKLVKSGGVVDEKGTTWYPTAGSLKGSTLNKPWTLTAGQEPDFNKFAEFKDFLRPNMLSLQRCKQILLEDFTIQNSPAWTIHPLLCDNITLRNVTARNPWYGQNTDALDLESCRNGLVEGCTFDVGDDGICIKSGRDAEGRKRGVPTENFIIRDTKVYHAHGGFVIGSEMSGGARNLYVSNCTFMGTDVGLRFKTARGRGGVVENIFVDGVDMTDIAGEAILFDMYYAAKDPVQVNGEAYGIPEIKAEPLGEGTPQFKNFRITNVTCKGANTGILVRGLPEMAVQNVEIENTVLECNKGMVCQEADGIRLKNVTLLSNETKPVLEVQNSRNISFDNLRYTPGAELLLRVTGARSKAVVLRNTDTKSAKKGVEMGEKVAKKTVTVSKL, encoded by the coding sequence ATGAAACAGCTCTGTGTTGTATTTCTAGCCGTGCTGCTGCTGGCCTTCCGCCCAGCTGCCGATAGCCGCAAGCCTACCATCTTCCTCGTTGGCGACTCCACCATGTCGGAGAAGCCATTAGACAAGGCCGAGCGTGGCTGGGGCATGTATTTCAAACAGTATTTTGAGGATGGCGTGGCCGTGCAAAACCACGCCATGAACGGCCGCAGCACCCGCAACTTCCGCCACGAAGGCCGCTGGGCCAAAGTGCTGGAGCAGCTGAAGCCCGGCGACTGGGTGCTGATTCAGTTCGGTCACAACGATTCTAAGAAAGAAGACACGGCCCGCTACGCTGCGCCTCAGACCGCCTACCGCCAGAACCTGACCCGCTACGTGCAGGAAGCTCGTGCCAAGGGGGCCAACCCGATACTACTGACGCCTGTTGGACGCCGCTACTTTGATGAGGCTGGCAAGCGCAAGGATGACCACGGCGAGTATCCCGGAGTGGTGAAGGAGGTAGCTAAAACCCAGAAAGTACCCCTGATTGATCTGCACGAAACCAGCTGGGCCATGTACAGCCAGCTCGGCGACGCAGGCACCAAGCCGCTGTTTTGGAGCTACCAGAACGGCGCCAACAACACCAAGCTCGATAACACCCATTTCTCGGCCTATGGTGCGGAGCGGGTGGCGCAACTGGTAGCGCAGGATGTCAAGAAGCTCAACCTGGGCCTCGCCAGCAACCTGAAGCCGCTGGCCTTCGCCGGTAAGTATGCCTTCGACCTGCCGGTGGTGCTGCAGCCCTACTTCAACAAGGACACGTTCAACATCGTGAAGTATGGCGCGGTAGCGGATGGACAAACGCTCAATACCGAAGCCTTCCGCAAAGCCATTGACGCCTGCAGCCAGAAAGGCGGTGTGGTGCTGGTGCCGCGCGGCCTGTGGCTCACGGGCCCCATTCAACTAAAAAGCAACGTGAACCTGCACGTGCAACGCGGCGCCCTGGTGCAATTTAGCAGCAAACTCTCCGATTATCAGCTGCTCAAAACCAACTGGGAAGGGGAGGACGCCGTGCGCAATCAGTCGCCGATTTATGGCTACGACCTCGAAAACATTGCCATTACTGGCGAAGGCACCTTCGATGGGGCCGGCGACGCATGGCGCATGGTGAAGAAGGAGAAGCTGAACTCAGGTCAGTGGCAGAAGCTGGTAAAATCGGGCGGGGTGGTAGATGAGAAAGGCACGACCTGGTACCCCACGGCTGGCTCACTCAAAGGCTCTACACTCAACAAGCCCTGGACCCTGACCGCCGGGCAGGAGCCGGACTTCAACAAGTTTGCCGAGTTTAAGGATTTCCTGCGGCCGAATATGCTGAGTCTGCAGCGCTGCAAGCAGATTCTGCTCGAAGACTTCACCATCCAAAATTCCCCGGCCTGGACGATTCACCCACTGCTCTGCGACAATATCACGCTGCGCAACGTGACGGCCCGCAATCCGTGGTACGGCCAAAATACTGATGCTCTCGACCTGGAATCGTGCCGCAACGGCCTAGTAGAAGGCTGCACCTTTGACGTCGGCGACGACGGTATCTGCATTAAATCGGGCCGCGACGCAGAAGGCCGCAAGCGCGGCGTGCCCACCGAAAACTTCATCATCCGCGACACGAAAGTGTACCACGCCCACGGCGGCTTCGTGATTGGCTCGGAAATGTCGGGCGGCGCCCGCAACCTGTACGTGAGCAACTGCACCTTTATGGGCACCGATGTGGGCCTGCGCTTCAAGACGGCCCGGGGCCGCGGTGGCGTGGTAGAAAACATCTTCGTGGACGGCGTGGACATGACCGACATTGCCGGTGAAGCCATCCTGTTCGATATGTATTACGCCGCTAAAGACCCTGTGCAGGTAAATGGCGAAGCCTATGGCATCCCCGAAATCAAGGCTGAACCCCTGGGAGAAGGCACCCCGCAGTTCAAGAATTTCCGCATTACCAACGTAACGTGCAAAGGCGCCAACACCGGCATTCTGGTGCGCGGCCTGCCCGAAATGGCGGTGCAGAATGTAGAAATCGAGAATACGGTGCTGGAGTGCAACAAAGGGATGGTGTGCCAGGAAGCCGACGGCATTCGCCTGAAAAACGTGACCCTGCTCTCCAACGAAACCAAGCCCGTGCTGGAAGTGCAAAACAGCCGCAACATCAGCTTCGATAACCTGCGCTACACACCCGGCGCCGAGCTGCTGCTGCGCGTAACCGGCGCCCGCAGCAAAGCGGTGGTACTGCGCAATACCGACACCAAATCCGCTAAAAAAGGCGTGGAAATGGGGGAGAAGGTGGCCAAGAAAACGGTGACGGTTTCGAAGCTGTAA
- a CDS encoding LacI family DNA-binding transcriptional regulator, whose product METFTIKDIARELNISTSTVSRALRGSYEINPETKRLVMECAERLNYRPNPIALSLKGSASRAIGVIVPQIANYFFSQAINGIEAIAYNRGYHVIIFQSQESYEREVANVQQALSRKVDGLLISLSSETSDVTHLQELQDKNVPLVLFDRVSPELEATQIVADNFGGAFSATEHLIQSGRRRIAHLTIQPWLSITRERLAGYRAALEKYGLEFDETLVRYGTFGPDEVGPMVDELMHLESPPDAFFTASDRLAVGCLQALRQRKLQIPEDVSLIGFTNLNVADLLDPSLSTVVQPATEIGQVAAERLIDLIERKHRALPIETVKIPTELIVRSSTRLAGQEQPLSVAHT is encoded by the coding sequence TTGGAAACTTTCACGATAAAAGACATTGCCCGCGAACTGAACATTTCTACCTCTACTGTATCGCGCGCACTTCGGGGTTCCTACGAAATAAACCCCGAAACCAAACGGCTGGTGATGGAGTGCGCTGAGCGCCTCAACTACCGCCCCAACCCCATTGCTCTCAGCCTGAAAGGCAGTGCCAGCCGTGCCATCGGCGTGATAGTGCCCCAGATTGCAAACTACTTCTTCTCGCAGGCCATCAACGGTATCGAGGCTATTGCCTACAACCGGGGCTATCATGTCATCATTTTCCAGAGCCAGGAATCGTATGAGCGGGAAGTAGCCAACGTGCAGCAAGCACTGTCGCGCAAGGTAGATGGCCTGCTGATTTCGCTTTCCAGTGAGACTTCCGACGTGACACACTTGCAGGAACTGCAGGATAAAAACGTACCGCTGGTGCTCTTCGACCGGGTTTCGCCGGAGCTAGAGGCCACACAGATAGTAGCCGATAACTTCGGTGGCGCCTTTTCGGCCACCGAGCACCTGATTCAGTCGGGCCGGCGGCGCATTGCGCACCTCACCATTCAGCCCTGGCTCAGCATCACGCGCGAACGGCTGGCCGGCTACCGTGCGGCGCTGGAGAAATACGGCCTGGAATTCGACGAAACGCTGGTGCGCTACGGCACGTTCGGGCCCGATGAAGTGGGGCCGATGGTGGACGAACTGATGCATCTGGAGTCGCCGCCGGACGCCTTCTTTACGGCTTCCGACCGGCTGGCTGTGGGTTGCCTGCAGGCCCTGCGCCAGCGCAAGCTGCAGATACCGGAAGATGTGTCGCTGATTGGTTTCACCAACCTCAACGTAGCCGATCTGCTGGACCCGTCGCTGAGTACGGTGGTGCAGCCAGCCACGGAAATCGGGCAGGTGGCGGCCGAGCGGCTCATCGACCTGATTGAGCGCAAACACCGGGCGCTGCCCATCGAAACGGTTAAGATTCCGACCGAACTGATTGTGCGTAGTTCCACGCGACTAGCCGGGCAAGAACAGCCCCTGAGCGTTGCGCACACCTAG